The Anabaena sp. PCC 7108 region CCATGGGCTATGGTTTAAGAAATGTTAAAGATATTCCCCGCAGTTTGCAAGAAATATATCGCGTTCTCAAACCTGGTAGCAAAGCCGCAATTTTAGACTTTCATCGACCAAGTGAAATACCATTTCGCGCCTTTCAGCAATGGTATTTGGACAATTTAGTTGTTCCCATGGCTACTAATTTAGGAGTCAAGGAAGAATATGCTTATATCAGTCCAAGCTTAGATCGCTTCCCCATTGGGAGAGAGCAGGTAGAGTTAGCCCATCAAGTCGGTTTTGTCAACGCTACACATTACCCCATCTCTAACGGTATGATGGGGGTATTAGTAGTAATCAAGTGATTGCTGGGTAACTGGTAGAAAAGACAGAGGGTTAAGAGTAAGAATATTCGTCTTTGCTCCCTACTACCCTGTTTTTTTCCCATCCCCATCCCTATTCCCCGTTCTCTAATCCAAAATCCTGTGGATTGGTCTCATCTTTGGCTTTATGTATCACCCCCAATTCTGGGTGGAATTATTGGCTATTTCACAAATGATATAGCTATCAAAATGTTATTTCGCCCTTACCGAGCGATTTATATTTTTGGACGAAGAGTACCGTTCACTCCTGGATTGATTCCTAGCAATCAGGAGCGTCTGGCTCAAAAAATTTCCAATACCATTATGGGATCGTTGTTAACGCCAGATGAATTACAAAAACTGGCTAAACGGCTCCTACAAACTGAACGAGTACAAAGCGCAATTCTCTGGTTATTGCGGCTGGCTACTGAACAAATTCAAGGTGATAAAAATCAAAAAAGTGCCAAAGTTGTAGCCGCAATTTTACGAGATTTATTAGGGGAGTCATTACCACGTCTCCTCAAAACTCTGGCGCGACAAGAGAACTTTTTAGAAACACAGATCAACCAAATTTTTGATCAGGTGTTGCTAGAATTTCAACTGAGTGAAGAACAATCCATCAGGTTAGCTGATTGGCTGTTAGAGGTAGTTTTACCACCGGATATATTACGACAAGCAATAGTTGATTTTTTAACAGATCGGACAATTCAAACTATTGATGACAGCTTTCGGGAAAAAACCAGCGGTACTTACTGGGTAGTTGCTAATCTATTTGGTTTACGCAATACTCTCACCAGGTTACGAACATTTTGCTTAGATGAAAAAGAAGCCAGTAATAAGCGCTTGCAAGAATT contains the following coding sequences:
- a CDS encoding DUF445 domain-containing protein, translated to MDWSHLWLYVSPPILGGIIGYFTNDIAIKMLFRPYRAIYIFGRRVPFTPGLIPSNQERLAQKISNTIMGSLLTPDELQKLAKRLLQTERVQSAILWLLRLATEQIQGDKNQKSAKVVAAILRDLLGESLPRLLKTLARQENFLETQINQIFDQVLLEFQLSEEQSIRLADWLLEVVLPPDILRQAIVDFLTDRTIQTIDDSFREKTSGTYWVVANLFGLRNTLTRLRTFCLDEKEASNKRLQELIQDLQMRDRFRKLLQDLSFQNLPIGTVRQLRKTTRDSVRHYLQNSGSSLLQELTESADWENISVVLLKRLSNSPVVSTSLEVVAQELALILERYLERDLEAIVAQVIPILSIDQVIVDRVKSTSPADLEAAIEGIVKNELQSIVTLGGVLGFVVGLFQIGFLILSRY